The genomic segment AATTTCGCAACTTCTGCTTCTTCAGATCTTTCAATCTTTCCATTTGATTCGTCAGCCTTCTCGATTTCAGATTCTGCCCCACTTTCAGGTTTTCTAACAGCCGTATCCGGTTCAGCCTCTGCCACAACTCCAATTTCCCCATTTTGACCCTCAAATTTCACAACTTCAGCTTCTTCAGATCTTTCAATATGTCCATTTGATTTGACAGTCTTCTTAATTTCAGATTCTGCCCCACATTCAGGTTTGCTAAAAGCCAGCTTGTCTCGGATCTCATCCTCATCCCCAACAGAGCCCTCTATACCTAGAAGAACTCCATTTGCCAGCGATGGATTTTCATGGGTACTTGCCGCATTCACAAATCCCCCCTCCGTTGACGTAGGATCAATTTCCCCATTCACAACATCGGCTTTCCCATTTTGGTCACTCAATTCTTCCAAATATTTATTGTCCTTCCCGACAGTATCTAGGTCCCTACATATAGAAATGAAAGGTACATCAGGACTGccattcaccaaggtaaaactCTCATCTCCACCCTCCGCATCCCCATGTTTCCCCATATCCGCACCTTCCGGATTCTCGTTCCGTGCATCCAGTTCTATCTCAACAGGGGCACTGGATTCATGCCAAGGACTACCATCCACGGGAGTCATACAGTTGCCATCAGCATTCTGGTCACCGACATCAGTCACCAAAACATAGGAATCTTCCGGATCATCGGCTTGATCGTGATTCCCAATACCATTTAACCCGGACTCGGCAAGATCCTGAAAAGATCTGGCCTTGAATTCCGATTTCTCTTCAATCCCAGCCACCTCAGAAACCGCCCGACTACAAACCTCATCTTCGGCCGTCATATTCCCAATTCCCAGATTGCAGATCAAAATTATCTGTAACAGGGAAATCAAATTCAACGACCAAGCAAACACATAAGAACATGCAAATTTGTCATTAAACTTGAAATCAAGAAATGGGAAACgaaataaagaaaagaaaataacaaCCAGAAAGGAAATTATTTTGCAGATTGCATTGCATGAATCAAAAGAAAATAGAGGGAAGGGATCCAATTACCCGAAAAACTACGATCTTCCAGCGATATTCAAAGATATTTGTGGATCGGGATCACACAAACTGTAGGAAATCTCCACTTATTTCAATTTGTGCTGCACACAAACGGAAGTGAAGAGATACTAGAGATAGATATATTGTCATCTACAtctgtatatatacatatctatATAGAGAGAAAGAGCGAAGGTGACGAAACAGCTGGCGAGGGAAACTTGTGTTTCTGTCAACTACATCTCTTGTATTTGAATCGAGTCTCTCTTTTTATTAATGAATACTAGCAACCGAGGtacacgcgttgcgtgtgtcatGAATATATGAGCGTGATATATTAAACATTCATGATATCACAACACCATGACACAAAAATATTTTGTAtcataaatatattattgaaaTGCAATAATGTTAACATTCAATGTAAAAGAAGTAAACAAATAGTCAAAAGATGGTCCAAAAAATATTAGAATATGCATCAAGTATTCAAATACACCATATTAGTATATATGCAATTGTGCCAGATGAAAGTTTGGAATTTTGTTATCGCAACTCTGCTAGATCTtgaaacatttgaatttaaaacCTATAAACCAAAATCTAAATGTGTTTATAAACATTATAATAAAACAATGTCTAAGAAGACATAATATAATGATTTAGTGACTCTGTTAAGAATATGTGAAAGATTAGATCAAATGACCTTGAAACtcgtaataaataaattatcacCCGCAAGATAAAAACGAACAAAttaatttgatataaaattcgattaATTCTTTCACACtctcaaaaatatgaaataaaatacaaaattaaattaatagacTGGGAATCAACAATCATTGATATAAACTGCACATCACAGCCATCTGCCGAAACAACTCCATGATATTTGCTCCCATGCAAGTGTCAGGACCATACCATACGCTTAAATTAGGCATCTCTGCAAAAGCCTTGAAAATTACCAGATGCAGCTCACAATAAGTAAAAAGAATCTGAAGTATGGACATAAAGTAAACAACCAAATGATTATTCAAAAAGAAATGGCACAGCCAACCTGCAGAATGGTTTGCACGACATTAGAAGAGGTACATGTAATTGTTGGAACAACTTCATGTGTGTAAGCTTTGGTCTCGAGGGGTGTATTAATATAGACGACATGCAAAGAGGGAGAAGGAACGGAAGCTGCAGCGGTGGCAAGATAATCCATATATTTAGGACTGGATACAGCATCAGCCAAGGAGCACCCAATACGTTCATTAGACATCCTGTACACACCTACCTGAACAAATTCATTGTTCAAACATGCTCACAACAAACTGAAATAACTATACCAGTTTCATAAATCATTGTTTGTGTTAAGAAccaaacataataaataaagCAAACATATTATATCCACTTCTTTCATCAGAAACAATTCTCCAAATCAATAACTCTAACCATGGAAGATTCATTCACTCTAAAACACAAAATTTACTGTTAAATCTAAAACGGTCATTCCCTTCTGCAAAGTGGCGAGTTTTCTACCGTAGAAAAAACCTTGCAATAAAACACACCCTCAACAAAATTAGCAAAATTCAAaacagaatttttttttaatattcaaaTAATTCAATTATTGGAATGAGTTCGAAAACCAACAAAGGTAACAAAATTCAACACAGaaagtatatattttttatattacaaAATTCAATTATTTGATTGGGTTCAAACATCCCATTTTCtttgatttaataaaatagtagGGAATGTAAATGAGAGAACATTATCTAGCATTTTAAGATCGGCTTTTAAATGAATTGTTTAACTTCATTTGTTACATTTGGTTAGCAAGGTTTCATGAGAAACAATTCTAGTTATGTTTCTGTCACGTCCATCTCTTTAATTACTGTGCGATCAAATTGCGGCACTACATTTTGAGCACTTGAATGCAAAAACTCATCCTACTAAAAAGGGCCATACATACACAAAACATATTGAAGAACCAGTTCAAACCACGAGCAAAAAGTGTTCAATAGTTAACTCAAATTAAAAAGGCAAAATTGTTAAGACTTAAGAGTAGGTAATTACATACCGTGTAGCGTGAACTTTCCACTGCCTCACAACCAATACAAATTCTCGCAGACTTTCAAGCCATCCATCTTAAACCCTAGGTTTGCCGAATTTCTTGCAGCAGCAGACAAAATCTTTGCAGAACCAACACCGTAATCGCCGATGAAGTAAGTCGGAATAGGGATTTGAGAGCGTCCTTCGACGTAGTCGTTAAACTCCTCGAGATGGTCCGGGGATTCAGGGGAAAACTGACCAACGCATCGAACGGACCTACCGATTTGTTCACCTGCAAAGTTGAGATGGCGACAATACATCGAAAGTTTAATGGAGATGGAATCGATAAATGTGtgcatatgtgtgtgtgtgatgaCGGTGAGTGAGTGTCGAGGTGTATTGCATACAGAGGAAACACGCTTGGAAAGCTGGCCGATGCGGCCGAGTACATCGCCGGAGTGCCGATTTTTTAGTAGGATGAGTTTTTGCATTCAAGTGCTCGAAATGTAGTGCCGCAATTTGTGCAGAGTCGGTGTGAGGGATGGTTAATTTATGAAGATGATGCAGAGAGAATAGTGGAGTATGAGAGAATCGTGCAGAATAATTTTATGGAACGGTTTTGTTGGAGATTTGAGAAGATTTtgagagagaaatattattgtGTTGAAGCAAAAGGGCAAAAGGGGAAGAAAAATTGGTGTCCGCAGGGTGGACAGTTTCTATAAGCCCCTCAGCCTTAATAAAATAGTAGAGATATTTCATTATttcaattaatatttttttatattccaTTTTATGCTTCTTAGATGCTTCTtagattatattatatatattacttATATGAGTAAATTAATCCAACAATATGTATTTACTTTAAAGTAATATTGGAGTGATTAACACACACAAACAAATAATGAGAAAAGGAGAAACCTTTTTGTACTGATTTGTGATATTTATAGTTGATATTAGTTAATTGCATAGGTATGTTTTTTTTAGGGGTGAGCattcggttaccgaccgaaccgaattagccataaccgaaccgaaccgaaccgaaatatttatccataaccgaaccgatcgaattaattttcataaccgatgaaaaccgaaccgaattaaaatcggtaaccgattagtttaaaaaaaaatttgtgatttaactttaattatatatgtaatttttttaacacTACACTTTACAcacatgcataaaaacataaaatcacacatatcacaaatatataagttttatttgaacacaattaatacatattatactgattttaaaattaaaaattaaaatatttatagaaattgataaataaaaaattttattaaataataatatttattacatcggttaattcggttaaccgatttcaaatttttgaaaaccgtaaccgaaccgaattaaccgatataaccgaattttttttaaattgaaaaccgaatttctgaaataaccgaaccgaatttccgaattagctcggttcggtcggttaatttggtttaaccgaaatcttgctCACCCCTAATTTTTGTGATAGATAATCTCTATAGTTACATTTTGCTATcggtattaaatttttttatgctaagaaaaATTGTTAGGaatgtttattttttacttttttggAGATAATAATTTTTCTTTGTAACTCCCACTCAGCTTCCATTATGTAGAAGAATTGTTTGATAATGGATACATGCatatacaataaaataaaatattttgtcatTAAAAACTTTTGTAATTAaccatattaaaattaatttttttacaagattttatgattatttactaaattaagtatttaaatatgaaattttctttatttttaattgatgataaATTGTGTATGACTTCTTGTATTAAGAATTGTATCTTCATTTCAACTTAGATAAGATTATAACAAATCTTACGGTTAATTTTGGATAGCGTTGAGATACTTTTATATTAGTAAATTTTTTccatagttttttttaaaaatattaaatgttgCAGAGGATTATGAATATGGATAATTTTATGCACCTAAAAAAACTTCACACtgagtttttaaaatttttatagtatatataaataataattatgaagaataatttatagattattttcaaatttagaAAAAATAAATCAGCACTATTTATCGAAGCACTTGGATTATGCTAGCGATTTCTTTTCCGTGCCGTGATTGATATGAGACCATTGCTAAATCCAAAAGCCAAATCACCGCAAaaagttaataatttaattataagatcctgaaacaaaaaaaaattgattttattaaatagttgCACAAAAAAATTagttatatttttttcattcaTATTACTATTCTTCTCTTTTATCTAATCCCAACAGCTACGATACAAACACATTGATCgtatgaatgaatgaatgaatggtAGTGACCTTTAAGCCTACTTTTTGTTATGGAATGCCATTATTGCGTTTTCTCATTGTGTTTGAGGTTGTGAGATGTCCATTTTCAGGGGAAAATGGACcaaatattttggaaaattggCCGAATAGCTTGTTATGCATTATTAACGACtaacaaaatcacaatctgttaTGAAAACAAAGCACATGCTTTCTTGACAATATCTATCAAACATCACTATTAGCTTCTGGGCTTCCATCAACCGACACACCCTTTATCACTAATTTgacaaataaaactaaaaaaaatcttCAAATACACCAAAGATTCCGTCAGAACAACAAATTCTATGAACaacatttttatttattcacaATTGCTCTACCATTATTTACAAGtaaggctgcgtttggttgACCAGATTAAGTATGATAGATTATTTTATCACTCTTTATCCTGCGTTtggtataattttatttaaccaGCTCAATCCCTCATATAAATGATTAGGTTGTATTACGTGTGATTAAATAATACCTCCTTCTTCCGTAGGATTATTAATCCCTCCTCTATCCCTGCTctctttccaattttacccttcttccTTCACTACTATTGAACCACCTCGGCTGTCGGACCGCCGCCATCGTCGGACCGCCACCGCACTGCCGGACATTCGACGGACCGCCGTCGCCAGACCGCCACCGCACAGACTTCTTTGGACCTTCATCGGACCGCCATTGCCGCCGTCGGACCACCGCTGGACTTCCGGACCGCCGCCGCCGGAATGgaagaacaaaaaaaaagatGAAGGACAATTTTGTCCTTTCAGCAAAactttcaaaattatcctatacttaaaaatcttaccaaacatactaccatatattacatttctatgacaatcattttctttatcatttacatactaatcattagtttattttatcctgcaaccaaacgcagcctaaGCTTCTATGGAATGGCCTATCAAGCCTATTTTCCACATTTTTATAGACTTCTTGATGCACCATCAAAGTTTATAAACAAAAGAGAACAAAACTGATCAAagtggttgttcaacatactTCATAAAATATTGAAACCTAGCAAAAAACAGCATATTTACTTAATAATTCAGCCTCACGAACTTTCTGACTCTTGCATCCCACACAATTTCTTGTATAATAATGTTTCTGTTCGAATATTACGAGTTTGACAAATAAAACCGGAAAAGAACTGAAGAATCAAATTTAACGAACACAATTAAAACTGAAGACTTCGCGTAACTGAACTGGAAAAACATTTATCAACTGAAGTATTCAAAACTGAAATGACATCAGTTAGAACCGATTTTGTCTAGCTGAACTGATTTGTTGATCAGTTGAATCCTGATCAGTTAGTCACATCATTAGTTGTTGTATCAGCCGACAGACTGACAGTTCGTACCAAAGCATAACAGATGAAACAGAGCAGAACAGACTGATACTTCGTACTACTGAAGTAGATTATTACAATATGTTGTGAtacatcaaagtcttttagtgaaaaacctatctttgagatagaaggggtgacataggagtattTGAAATTTCAAACATCTATAAAAATCGTGTGTTCTATTTTGTTATCTATTCAGTTTTTACCGTACCTCACCCTTACTACTCAATCTAAATTTCAGCTAATTCCGCACTATCATTAGTTGACTGATTTATATCGGCAACAATATTTCAAGATCAGTTCGATTAAAGAATTGATTCATACTCAAAATATTGCAAACAGTCAG from the Primulina eburnea isolate SZY01 chromosome 3, ASM2296580v1, whole genome shotgun sequence genome contains:
- the LOC140827231 gene encoding quinolinate synthase, chloroplastic-like, translated to MSNERIGCSLADAVSSPKYMDYLATAAASVPSPSLHVVYINTPLETKAYTHEVVPTITCTSSNVVQTILQAFAEMPNLSVWYGPDTCMGANIMELFRQMAVMCSLYQ